The following proteins are co-located in the Paenibacillus sp. FSL H8-0079 genome:
- a CDS encoding alpha/beta fold hydrolase — MTDYTRLLPEHEVKKIGEHDLHLEIFEGTPVHDAEATTKKPPLLFVHGAYTGSWMWSKYIPHFVQHGWTCYVMNLRSHYKSRVMDMTKITFDDYLEDIREVLAGINEPPVLIGFSMGGILSQKIAETVILAGLIVIDSSLSKEVHELIPYPESNRITPGIIIPAPVRDELTSIDETADDIAFQRKYLQMESSKAFSTFSVMFGADGGVSINGDLIHCPSLVIKAVSCEDEDQRGKLTAKQLHAEYAGLWDTTHTGLLVGQRYMEAVDIILKWLHRQQSFELTENLAK; from the coding sequence ATGACAGACTACACTCGATTGTTACCTGAACATGAGGTAAAGAAGATCGGAGAACATGATTTACACTTGGAAATATTCGAAGGAACCCCAGTTCATGACGCCGAAGCAACAACGAAGAAGCCACCTCTCCTGTTCGTTCACGGTGCATACACAGGCAGTTGGATGTGGAGCAAATATATCCCCCACTTTGTCCAGCACGGTTGGACCTGTTATGTCATGAACCTGAGAAGTCACTACAAGAGTCGGGTCATGGACATGACAAAGATTACGTTTGACGATTATTTGGAGGATATTCGTGAAGTGTTAGCCGGGATCAACGAACCTCCCGTTCTTATTGGCTTTAGCATGGGTGGCATTCTCAGTCAAAAGATTGCAGAAACCGTTATTCTTGCAGGCCTGATTGTAATCGACTCCAGTCTGAGCAAGGAAGTCCATGAGCTAATCCCCTACCCGGAAAGCAATCGAATCACACCTGGGATCATCATTCCTGCACCTGTCCGTGATGAGCTGACCAGTATAGATGAGACGGCAGATGACATTGCTTTTCAACGTAAATATCTTCAGATGGAGTCTTCGAAGGCATTTAGCACATTTTCCGTGATGTTTGGAGCAGATGGCGGTGTATCCATTAATGGCGACCTGATCCATTGCCCCAGCTTGGTGATCAAGGCTGTTTCTTGTGAAGACGAAGATCAGAGAGGCAAATTAACTGCCAAGCAGCTGCATGCTGAATATGCCGGACTGTGGGATACGACCCATACGGGTTTACTAGTAGGCCAACGGTACATGGAAGCTGTCGATATCATTCTTAAATGGTTACACAGACAGCAATCCTTTGAATTAACGGAGAACCTTGCAAAATAA
- a CDS encoding MFS transporter, producing MSVNTSLPKQRELTSISSERLPWAGLLALAMAGFICILTESLPAGLLPQIAKDLGITEALTGQLVTLYAIGSLAAAIPLTAATRGWRRRPLLLVCISGFLVFNTVTALSSDYILTLAARFLAGVSAGVLWGMTAGYARRMVSDSLKGKAMAVAMVGTPVALALGVPIGSFLSSYIGWRLIFGIVSLLTVALIVWVLWKMPDFAGEPAGERLPLHKVFLIPGVRPILFVVLAWMLAHNILYTYISPYLAQTIFANRVDLILLIFGITSIVGIWLTGMLIDRSLRRLVIVSLAAFALASVVMGIGIHQPMIIILGIMIWGLTFGGAATLLQTAIAQAAGKSTDVAQSMLVTAWNVAIGGGGIIGGILLEVFGAGYLPGSLFILLIPALIVAMRAYKYGFPKGN from the coding sequence ATGTCCGTTAACACATCCCTCCCAAAGCAAAGGGAGCTGACTTCCATATCTTCAGAACGCCTTCCGTGGGCTGGGCTACTTGCTTTAGCCATGGCTGGATTTATTTGCATCCTCACTGAAAGCCTACCTGCAGGACTGCTACCGCAAATTGCAAAAGACTTGGGGATCACAGAAGCCCTCACCGGACAGTTGGTGACTCTTTATGCCATTGGATCACTTGCTGCTGCCATTCCTTTAACTGCTGCTACACGTGGATGGAGACGCCGACCTCTACTGCTAGTATGCATTAGCGGCTTTCTTGTCTTTAACACTGTCACCGCCTTATCCTCAGATTATATCCTGACACTTGCTGCTCGTTTCTTGGCCGGGGTCTCCGCGGGTGTGTTATGGGGAATGACAGCAGGTTATGCTCGTCGGATGGTCTCTGATTCGTTAAAAGGTAAAGCCATGGCTGTGGCTATGGTCGGCACACCGGTGGCATTAGCCCTGGGTGTCCCAATCGGTAGTTTTCTCAGTTCTTATATCGGCTGGCGCCTCATCTTCGGGATTGTATCTCTTCTGACCGTAGCTTTAATCGTATGGGTTCTCTGGAAAATGCCGGATTTTGCAGGAGAGCCAGCTGGGGAACGTCTTCCGCTCCATAAGGTATTTTTGATTCCGGGAGTTAGGCCCATTCTGTTTGTTGTTCTGGCCTGGATGCTTGCGCATAATATCCTTTACACCTATATTTCTCCCTACCTTGCCCAGACCATATTTGCTAACAGAGTAGACTTGATTTTACTCATTTTCGGTATTACTTCCATTGTGGGAATTTGGTTAACCGGAATGCTCATTGACCGATCTTTGAGGAGATTAGTTATCGTCAGCCTGGCAGCATTCGCTTTGGCGTCTGTCGTGATGGGAATCGGTATTCATCAACCTATGATTATTATCCTTGGCATCATGATCTGGGGACTTACGTTTGGCGGGGCGGCGACACTGCTGCAAACTGCCATTGCCCAAGCCGCGGGTAAAAGTACAGATGTAGCTCAATCGATGCTGGTTACAGCATGGAATGTGGCGATTGGCGGAGGGGGAATTATTGGCGGCATTCTTCTTGAGGTATTTGGAGCCGGTTACCTTCCCGGATCACTGTTTATCCTGCTGATTCCTGCTCTAATCGTAGCTATGCGTGCTTATAAATATGGATTTCCCAAAGGAAATTAA
- a CDS encoding iron ABC transporter permease, whose amino-acid sequence MAQTVQVQTQRKGKRESLIHSKSGFALLIAALIIITLISVGIAVSIGQVRIPLAESYRILLYKLTGFQWGATPIEAGSFTDIIWQIRFPRVLMAMFIGAGLALCGAVMQAAVQNPLADPYILGISSGASLGATFAILIGFGAIGWLGQTGVAFWAFAGAMGASLLVLTLAGIRGKMTSVKLVLAGMVINALCSAFSNFIIYFANNAEGIKTVTFWTMGSLAASGWNKLPLVGIVVLVAILFFLLQSRVLNTMLLGDEAAVTLGINLSVYRRLYMLLTALVTGVLVASCGMIGFVGLIIPHIVRGLVGSDHRKVMPISVLFGAIFLIWTDVIARSLISSVELPIGIITAMIGAPMFMYMLVKKGYGFGGN is encoded by the coding sequence ATGGCACAGACGGTTCAGGTTCAGACACAGCGCAAGGGGAAAAGAGAGTCTTTGATTCATAGTAAATCCGGATTTGCCTTACTGATTGCAGCTTTAATTATTATTACGCTTATTTCCGTAGGAATCGCGGTTTCCATTGGACAGGTTCGTATTCCGCTGGCGGAGTCATATCGTATTCTTTTATACAAATTAACGGGATTTCAGTGGGGGGCAACACCCATTGAGGCGGGATCCTTTACTGACATCATTTGGCAGATTCGTTTTCCGCGTGTGCTGATGGCGATGTTTATCGGTGCAGGCTTGGCCTTGTGCGGTGCTGTTATGCAAGCTGCTGTGCAGAATCCGCTAGCTGATCCTTACATACTGGGTATATCCTCAGGCGCTTCACTTGGAGCGACTTTTGCCATTCTCATTGGCTTCGGTGCGATTGGCTGGCTGGGCCAGACCGGTGTGGCTTTCTGGGCATTTGCCGGAGCGATGGGGGCCTCTTTGCTGGTGTTAACCCTCGCGGGAATTCGGGGTAAAATGACGTCAGTCAAGCTGGTGCTTGCCGGAATGGTGATTAACGCGTTGTGCAGCGCCTTCTCCAATTTTATTATTTATTTTGCCAACAATGCCGAAGGCATCAAAACGGTGACGTTCTGGACCATGGGTAGCCTCGCTGCTTCCGGATGGAACAAGCTTCCACTGGTCGGTATCGTCGTGCTGGTGGCGATTCTATTCTTCCTGTTGCAGTCCAGAGTTCTCAATACGATGTTATTGGGGGATGAAGCAGCGGTTACGCTGGGTATTAATCTGAGTGTGTATCGCAGACTTTACATGTTGTTAACGGCTTTGGTGACAGGCGTGCTGGTGGCAAGCTGTGGCATGATTGGTTTTGTCGGACTGATTATTCCGCATATTGTGAGAGGTCTGGTGGGTTCGGACCATCGTAAAGTGATGCCTATATCCGTGCTGTTTGGAGCCATTTTCCTCATCTGGACTGACGTGATCGCACGATCCCTCATATCCAGCGTGGAGCTGCCGATCGGGATTATTACGGCTATGATTGGTGCGCCGATGTTTATGTATATGCTGGTCAAAAAAGGCTACGGTTTTGGAGGAAATTAA
- a CDS encoding MarR family transcriptional regulator, whose protein sequence is MITNYITRMKTRDAISLISKIKEKVNRFILAEMAEQGIQDLATSHGDIIYALYNNHRMTMAEIAKKIGKDKSTVTALVDKLVRTGYVVKERDATDSRVVHVALTAKGEELKPVFEEISQRILDVFYTDVTETEKKELLRILMKIHSNF, encoded by the coding sequence TTGATAACAAACTATATTACACGTATGAAAACAAGAGACGCTATTTCACTCATATCCAAAATTAAAGAGAAGGTCAACCGCTTTATCCTGGCCGAGATGGCTGAGCAGGGAATCCAGGATCTCGCTACGTCCCACGGGGATATTATCTATGCCCTGTACAACAATCACAGGATGACCATGGCTGAGATTGCCAAAAAAATTGGCAAGGATAAATCCACGGTGACTGCACTTGTGGACAAATTGGTGCGGACAGGATACGTCGTCAAGGAGCGTGATGCAACAGATTCGCGAGTTGTTCATGTGGCTTTGACTGCAAAAGGCGAAGAATTAAAGCCCGTCTTTGAAGAGATATCACAACGCATACTGGATGTGTTCTATACGGACGTTACAGAGACGGAGAAAAAAGAACTGCTTCGAATTTTAATGAAAATTCATAGCAACTTTTAA
- a CDS encoding ABC transporter substrate-binding protein has protein sequence MKFTSRTIGFAALSLLLLLLAACSNASTSSPAEETTSTTNATETSAPAENTNKTTYPLTIENFTISGEGGEWKPKAQVFDKAPERVVANTQSAAEMLVKLGLTDKMVGVAALYGSVTPDVADDFAKIPVLSKDYVGKELVVGASPDLVLGRGDLFADADWGVGTVDGLNDMNIRTFLQTTNHKGTLDSLYSDIAQLGQIFDVQENAATFTESLKARAEAIKASVADQPEHSFAYIVPATEDTITVSSMQNDTFQLDALGLLKLKNTFDGVQGEVSVEQLITANPDYLLLSAYAGSPDIDKLIENLYANPALQSMNAIKNKQIYVTDFSQFWGYGYQILDGIEKMQSEMKANPIK, from the coding sequence ATGAAATTCACATCTAGAACCATTGGCTTCGCTGCTCTAAGTCTCCTGTTACTGCTGCTTGCAGCCTGCTCGAATGCTTCAACTTCTTCCCCTGCCGAAGAAACAACTTCAACAACTAACGCGACAGAAACTTCAGCTCCTGCTGAAAATACAAATAAAACAACGTACCCGCTCACGATTGAGAATTTCACGATCTCGGGTGAGGGCGGCGAGTGGAAACCGAAAGCGCAAGTATTCGATAAAGCGCCTGAACGTGTTGTTGCGAATACCCAATCTGCGGCTGAGATGCTCGTCAAGTTGGGTCTGACCGATAAAATGGTCGGTGTTGCTGCTCTATACGGTTCCGTTACACCCGATGTGGCTGATGATTTCGCCAAAATTCCGGTATTGTCCAAGGATTATGTCGGTAAAGAGCTGGTTGTAGGCGCAAGCCCGGATCTGGTACTCGGACGGGGCGACCTGTTCGCTGATGCCGACTGGGGTGTGGGTACCGTGGATGGATTGAATGACATGAACATCCGTACATTCCTGCAAACGACCAACCACAAAGGTACACTTGACAGCCTGTATAGCGATATCGCACAACTCGGTCAGATCTTCGACGTTCAGGAAAATGCCGCAACATTCACAGAAAGCCTGAAAGCACGTGCCGAAGCGATCAAAGCCAGTGTAGCTGATCAGCCTGAGCACAGTTTTGCCTATATCGTACCCGCTACGGAAGACACGATTACCGTAAGCAGCATGCAAAACGATACGTTTCAACTTGATGCACTCGGCCTGTTGAAGCTGAAAAATACGTTTGATGGTGTGCAAGGTGAAGTTAGTGTAGAGCAGCTGATTACAGCGAATCCGGACTACCTGCTCTTGTCCGCTTATGCCGGTTCACCGGATATCGATAAGCTGATTGAGAACCTGTATGCCAACCCTGCCCTGCAAAGCATGAACGCGATCAAGAACAAACAAATCTATGTGACAGATTTCAGCCAGTTCTGGGGTTATGGATATCAAATTCTGGACGGTATTGAGAAAATGCAATCGGAAATGAAAGCTAATCCGATTAAATAA
- a CDS encoding Lrp/AsnC family transcriptional regulator, with the protein MDEIDQHILFHLENQARLSMTELGKLVGLSQPAVTERVKRMEEKGVIEEYRTVISPSKLGKQSTAYVLFRTRDCYPFLDFCRASPEVVECYRISGEYNYLLKILTDTIQGLEEFENKCDPYGTYMTLITMSSPIAHKNLMEGPNLLAQAE; encoded by the coding sequence ATGGACGAAATAGATCAGCATATCCTGTTTCATTTGGAGAATCAGGCGAGATTATCCATGACTGAACTAGGCAAACTGGTGGGATTATCTCAACCGGCTGTTACTGAACGAGTCAAACGAATGGAAGAAAAGGGGGTTATCGAGGAATATCGTACGGTAATCTCCCCATCCAAATTAGGCAAGCAGAGCACGGCATATGTTCTTTTTCGTACACGGGATTGTTATCCCTTCCTCGATTTTTGCCGTGCGTCACCTGAAGTCGTGGAATGTTATCGGATAAGTGGGGAGTATAACTACTTGCTGAAAATCCTTACAGACACGATCCAGGGACTCGAAGAGTTCGAGAACAAGTGTGACCCATACGGTACTTACATGACCTTAATTACAATGTCTTCTCCGATTGCACATAAAAATCTCATGGAAGGGCCGAATCTACTGGCACAGGCAGAATAA